One genomic window of Ctenopharyngodon idella isolate HZGC_01 chromosome 18, HZGC01, whole genome shotgun sequence includes the following:
- the LOC127499878 gene encoding trypsin-2-like, which translates to MKTVVFTLLVVAVVCSTGDKIIGGYECPSHSQPWQVYLTDGRQACGGSLINERWVVSAAHCKFIHDDLYVHLGKHNLDVTEDTEQKITVEKEIRYPKFNDQPHNNDIMLIKLRKPAIFNKYVKPIPLTTSCTSAGEQCLISGWGDTEVGPASVLQCLNLPVLSKTQCKGAYDTLITENMFCAGFMEGGKDSCTGDSGGPVVCNGKLKGVVSFGEGCAQPGFPGVYAEVCRYTDWIKDIIANK; encoded by the exons ATGAAGACTGTTGTGTTCACTTTGCTGGTTGTGGCTGTGG TTTGCAGCACAGGTGATAAAATCATTGGAGGTTATGAATGTCCGTCCCACTCCCAGCCATGGCAAGTGTATCTTACGGATGGGCGTCAAGCATGTGGAGGATCTTTGATTAATGAAAGATGGGTTGTGTCTGCTGCTCACTGCAAGTTCAT ACATGACGATCTCTATGTCCACTTGGGAAAACACAACTTGGATGTTACTGAAGACACAGAGCAGAAGATCACGGTGGAGAAGGAGATTCGTTACCCGAAATTTAACGATCAGCCTCATAACAATGATATCATGCTGATCAAGCTGAGAAAGCCTGCCATCTTCAACAAGTATGTAAAGCCAATCCCTCTGACAACCAGCTGCACTTCTGCAGGGGAGCAGTGCTTGATTTCTGGATGGGGCGACACTGAAG TTGGCCCTGCTTCTGTCTTGCAGTGTTTGAATTTGCCTGTACTCTCAAAGACGCAGTGTAAGGGTGCATATGATACATTAATAACTGAAAACATGTTCTGCGCTGGATTCATGGAGGGAGGCAAAGACTCGTGTACA GGGGATTCTGGTGGCCCTGTAGTGTGCAACGGAAAACTAAAAGGTGTTGTTTCCTTTGGCGAAGGCTGTGCTCAGCCAGGCTTTCCTGGGGTTTATGCTGAGGTGTGTCGCTATACTGACTGGATCAAAGACATCATAGCTAATAAGTAA